The proteins below come from a single Papaver somniferum cultivar HN1 chromosome 11, ASM357369v1, whole genome shotgun sequence genomic window:
- the LOC113325101 gene encoding uncharacterized protein LOC113325101 produces the protein MSSSNEKDVLLKSSDGKSFLVNGVTIAVSDTIRNVMEDTCICEGIPLPNVRGVILEKVIQYCEKYSEESEQQNWPGEYAKLNEPLLLDILFAADYLNIRSLQDLMCFAISKLVAGDPGRDPYCLEHLGDGGCGGGDGGGDGDGGGSGGDDGGGSGGGGSSSANEKMVLRKSSDGKSFLVEGVTIAVSNTIRNVIEDTCIDDGIPVPVRGMVLEKVIRYCEKYHEQQKRKYHEQQNWPGAYAKVNEPLLLDILFASDYLNISSLQEFMCLTISNLVSGKTREEIFAALNIKENLDSEEEAHLQRTLTRLGYVFQSGDWMTGR, from the exons ATGTCATCGTCTAATGAGAAGGATGTGTTACTTAAAAGCTCAGATGGAAAGAGTTTCCTAGTTAATGGAGTTACAATTGCCGTTTCTGATACCATAAGGAATGTGATGGAAGACACTTGCATATGCGAAGGCATCCCATTGCCTAATGTGAGGGGCGTGATTTTGGAAAAGGTCATTCAATACTGTGAAAAGTATTCTGAAGAATCTGAACAACAAAATTGGCCTGGAGAATATGCCAAGCTCAATGAACCTTTACTCTTAGATATACTTTTTGCAGCAGATTATCTAAATATCAGAAGCTTACAGGATTTGATGTGTTTCGCAATTAGCAAGTTAGTTGCAGGAGACCCGGGCAGAGATCCTTACTGCCTTGAACATTTAGG ggatggtggttgtggtggtggtgacggTGGTGGCGACggcgatggtggtggttctggtggtgaCGATGGTGGTggaagcggtggtggtggttctagTAGTG CTAATGAGAAAATGGTGTTACGGAAAAGCTCAGATGGAAAAAGCTTCCTAGTTGAGGGGGTTACAATTGCGGTTTCTAATACCATAAGGAATGTGATAGAAGATACGTGCATAGACGATGGCATTCCAGTGCCAGTCCGCGGCATGGTTTTGGAAAAAGTCATTCGATACTGTGAAAAGTATCATGAACAACAAAAAAGGAAGTATCATGAACAACAAAACTGGCCTGGCGCATATGCCAAGGTCAATGAACCATTACTGTTAGATATTCTTTTCGCTTCTGATTACTTAAATATCAGCAGCTTGCAGGAGTTTATGTGCCTCACTATCAGCAATTTGGTTTCAGGCAAGACCCGGGAAGAGATTTTTGCTGCCTTGAACATTAAGGAAAATCTTGACTCAGAGGAGGAGGCTCATCTACAAAGAACACTGACCAGATTGGGCTATGTTTTTCAGAGCGGAGATTGGATGACCGGTCGTTGA
- the LOC113322925 gene encoding endoglucanase 1-like has protein sequence MQLISISILVVVLFSCYCYALDAKNYAEALEKSIMFFEGQRSGKLPPNQRVTWRGDSGLKDGSPENVDLSGGYYDAGDNVKFGLPLAFTTTMLAWSVAEFGRNMKHQAAHARDAIRWSTDYLLKAATAKPDTLYVQVGDPNADHECWQRPEDLDSSRKVYKVSTQNPGSDVAGETAAALAAASVVFKRSDRPYSTKLLQTAMKVFDFADQHRGSYSDSLSSVVCPFYCSYSGYNDELLWAAAWLYRATKDDKYLNYIKTNGHTDGGDDDDFSFSWDDKRVGTKILLSKFYLQKKVQDLQSYKNHADNYFCSLLPGSPTFSTKYTPGGLLFKQGECNMQYVTSTAFLLVTYAKYLQSSGESVSCGSKGFAAKDLVALAKKQVDYILGDNPSKMSYMVGFGEKYPQKVHHRGSSIPSIRQQPSQIACKDGFQHLNSGSPNPNVLVGAIMGGPDQGDSFNDDRTNHEQSEPATYFNAPFVGAVAYFAGSPPTSTS, from the exons ATGCAGCTtatttctatatccattttggtcgTAGTACTTTTTTCATGTTATTGCTATGCTTTAGATGCTAAAAATTACGCTGAGGCACTCGAGAAATCCATTATGTTCTTCGAAGGGCAACGATCAGGAAAGCTACCACCTAATCAACGAGTTACTTGGCGAGGGGACTCTGGATTAAAGGACGGGTCTCCTGAAAAT GTGGATCTCTCTGGAGGATATTATGATGCAGGAGATAATGTCAAATTTGGTCTTCCTTTGGCTTTTACAACGACAATGTTGGCTTGGAGTGTTGCTGAATTTGGTCGAAATATGAAACACCAAGCTGCGCATGCCAGAGATGCCATTCGGTGGAGCACAGATTATTTACTAAAGGCAGCTACAGCCAAACCTGATACATTATACGTCCAA GTGGGAGATCCTAATGCAGATCACGAATGCTGGCAAAGGCCTGAGGATTTGGATTCCTCCCGGAAAGTATACAAGGTGTCTACACAAAATCCAGGTTCTGATGTCGCGGGAGAGACTGCTGCTGCATTAGCTGCTGCTTCGGTTGTGTTTAAAAGATCTGATCGTCCATACTCCACCAAGTTACTTCAAACTGCCATGAAA GTATTTGATTTTGCGGACCAGCATAGAGGATCTTATAGTGATTCTCTCAGTTCAGTTGTTTGCCCATTTTACTGTTCTTATTCTGGATACAAT GATGAACTTCTATGGGCAGCAGCGTGGCTATATAGAGCGACAAAAGACGATAAGTACCTGAACTACATTAAAACCAACGGTCATACTGATGGTGGAGACGATGACGACTTCTCTTTCAGTTGGGACGATAAACGAGTTGGCACCAAAATTCTTCTTTCCAAG TTCTACCTACAAAAGAAAGTTCAAGACTTGCAGTCCTATAAAAACCATGCTGACAACTACTTTTGCTCTCTCCTCCCTGGATCACCTACTTTTAGCACCAAATATACGCCAG GAGGACTTCTCTTCAAACAAGGTGAATGTAATATGCAATACGTTACTAGCACAGCTTTCCTCCTCGTGACATATGCAAAGTACTTACAGTCATCAGGAGAATCGGTGTCCTGTGGATCAAAGGGTTTCGCAGCGAAAGACCTCGTTGCTTTAGCAAAGAAACAAGTAGATTATATTTTAGGTGATAATCCTTCAAAAATGTCATACATGGTAGGTTTCGGAGAGAAATATCCACAAAAAGTTCATCAtagaggttcttctataccaTCAATACGTCAACAACCTAGTCAGATAGCTTGTAAAGATGGATTTCAACATCTCAATTCAGGATCACCGAACCCTAACGTACTTGTTGGAGCCATTATGGGAGGTCCTGATCAAGGCGACAGCTTCAATGATGATCGAACTAACCACGAGCAATCCGAACCAGCTACTTACTTTAATGCACCATTTGTTGGTGCTGTCGCATACTTCGCAGGCTCACCACCAACATCAACCAGCTGA
- the LOC113323290 gene encoding 30S ribosomal protein S6 alpha, chloroplastic-like has translation MATSALSLASTSFSSPKLLSTSPSSSSLVSFTPQVFFPNKSCNFNRLEILRRTHESLSVKALTLDFSGSFFEGGVGEDDESPSSGGILGATEEKEEPQCPPGLRQYETMAVLRPDMTEDERLTLTQKYEELIVAGGGMYVEVFNRGVIPLAYSIKKKNKAGETNTYLDGIYLLFTYFTKPESITALEARLIRDDDVIRSSSFKIRKRKY, from the exons ATGGCGACATCGGCACTTTCATTAGCTTCCACTTCATTCTCATCACCCAAACTTCTCTCCACTTCtccttcttcatcatctcttgtttCATTCACTCCTCAAGTTTTCTTTCCAAACAAATCTTGTAATTTCAACAGACTTGAGATTCTGAGAAGAACCCATGAAAGCTTATCAGTTAAGGcattaaccttagatttttcagGCTCATTCTTTGAAGGAGGTGTCGGAGAAGATGATGAGTCGCCGTCATCTGGTGGTATTTTAGGAGCTACCGAAGAGAAAGAAGAACCTCAATGTCCACCTGGTTTAAGACAATATGAAACTATGGCTGTGCTAAGACCTGATATGACTGAAGATGAGCGTCTTACTCTTACCCAGAAGTATGAAGAG TTGATTGTTGCTGGTGGTGGAATGTATGTTGAGGTATTTAACAGAGGAGTGATTCCGCTTGCATACAGCATCAAAAAGAAGAACAAGGCAGGAGAAACCAACACCTATTTGGATGGTATCTATCTACTTTTTACCTATTTTACCAAACCAGAGTCCATAACTGCTCTGGAGGCCCGCCTCATTAGAGATGATGACGTTATCCGATCATCCAGCTTCAAGATCAGAAAGAGGAAGTACTAG
- the LOC113322917 gene encoding probable E3 ubiquitin-protein ligase RHA4A produces the protein MGVPNQNQNQNNHFYPQELQLKLYQAFIFSVPILFSIILLLLFYLFYLKRTRDQASNHPSSLPTTIHSAPRSTNNQPTSILPFMSIDVGLIKEELKEKLPIVTFDESLRDKDSLCCVCLGDFELREQLQQIPSCKHVFHVECIHHWLRTNSTCPLCRCFILPVKKADPAVDPPLPPV, from the exons ATGGGTGTTCCTAATCAAAATCAGAATCAAAATAATCATTTCTATCCTCAAGAACTTCAATTAAAACTATACCAAGCTTTCATATTTTCAGTACCGATTCTTTTCTCTAtaattcttcttctcttgttttaTCTCTTTTACCTCAAAAGAACTAGAGATCAAGCAAGCAATCATCCCAGTTCACTTCCTACAACAATTCATAGTGCTCCAAGAAGTACCAATAATCAACCCACTTCAATCCTTCCATTCATG TCAAttgatgttggtttgatcaagGAAGAACTAAAGGAGAAGCTTCCAATAGTCACATTTGATGAGAGCTTGAGAGACAAAGATTCATT ATGTTGCGTATGTCTGGGAGATTTTGAGCTCAGGGAGCAATTGCAACAGATACCGTCGTGCAAACATGTGTTTCACGTTGAATGTATTCATCATTGGCTCCGGACTAACTCGACGTGTCCGCTGTGTCGGTGCTTCATCCTTCCGGTTAAGAAGGCGGATCCTGCAGTAGACCCTCCACTTCCACCGGTTTGA